The following are encoded together in the Salvia splendens isolate huo1 unplaced genomic scaffold, SspV2 ctg253, whole genome shotgun sequence genome:
- the LOC121789493 gene encoding (E,E)-geranyllinalool synthase-like yields MESSLLSIESLVNQVKNEIFCKLHSHSDAFVSPSAYDTAWLAMIPHQNNHKIPMFSNCLNWIIQNQKEGGFWGETNEEGIPTIDALPSTLACLIALKMWDPAHPNIESGLRFIESKAEILLKINYQNLPRWFVLTFPAMVELAEAHALPLVFPHGLVTAIAHIFVRRQHILETEELVGDEERRCFPPLLSYLETFPSTYHFDHKETVKRYLSSEGSLFQSPAATAQAFMSTQNMDCLKYLQSLLHKFPSGVPAIYPMDGDLIKLSLVDHVQRLGLAPHFHQDIELLLAQIYRSQQNNKPNPNSSFPLKLFKDAMAFRLLRMHGHDVNPESFCWFVNQPETMEYMEQNSQHFITAMYSVYRATDLAYPGEHQLDEARKFATKLLQNSKTRHRDYNLLISKGLQNMIKYEVDVPWTARLDRLYHRKWIEENKSSPLWIGKASFYRLSCLENTKLRQLAVENFEFMQSIYMRELEELKGWAKKWRLSEMGFGREKTVYTYFAIASCSLFPHNSVMRMIIAKAAIIVTVADDFYDMEGSLPDLEILTDAVQRWEGNGLGGHSKTIFEAVDEFVNDFVTICEPQEGSTVVPKLQQLWRDCFMSWMVERRWSLTGYTPCMDEYLETGMLSIAAHTIALPATPNFFNPNANPLQYQNITKLLMAIARLSNDMQSYQKEVVDGKMNMVMLHWQQNPESGIEESVAHVREMLELKKKELVQLVFSDRFEQEMSKSCKQTHLYCMKVFEMFFNSANLFDSETALMQDINKSIYLPITHRKPFPFTAPSAVPSLKNNDKSKVSARVHTLYTSKSPLHTTNYIKLAPSPKLLHLPIRCNMRLTGIPLPL; encoded by the exons atggagTCGTCACTGCTGTCAATCGAGTCCCTTGTTAATCaagtgaaaaatgaaatattttgtaaGCTCCATAGCCATAGTGATGCATTTGTGTCCCCCTCAGCCTATGACACTGCTTGGCTTGCCATGATTCCCCACcaaaataatcacaaaattCCCATGTTTTCCAACTGCCTGAATTGGATAATCCAAAACCAAAAAGAAGGTGGGTTTTGGGGAGAAACCAATGAAGAAGGAATTCCCACCATTGATGCTCTCCCCTCTACTCTTGCTTGCTTGATTGCTCTCAAAATGTGGGACCCTGCCCATCCAAATATTGAATCAG GGCTGCGGTTTATTGAGTCGAAGGCGGAGATACTTCTCAAGATAAACTATCAGAACTTGCCGCGGTGGTTCGTGCTGACTTTTCCGGCTATGGTTGAGCTGGCAGAGGCCCACGCGCTTCCTCTTGTTTTCCCTCACGGATTAGTCACAGCTATAGCTCACATTTTCGTCCGGCGTCAACATATTCTTGAAAC GGAAGAGCTAGTTGGAGACGAGGAACGGCGTTGCTTTCCGCCACTCCTTTCATACTTGGAGACATTCCCATCTACTTACCATTTTGATCACAAAGAAACGGTGAAGCGATACTTGAGCAGCGAAGGATCGCTGTTTCAGTCGCCGGCGGCCACTGCTCAAGCCTTTATGTCCACCCAGAATATGGATTGTCTTAAATATCTGCAATCACTCCTTCATAAATTTCCAAGTGGAG TACCTGCAATATATCCTATGGATGGAGACTTGATAAAACTGTCCTTGGTGGACCACGTGCAAAGACTTGGCCTAGCTCCACATTTTCATCAAGATATTGAACTGCTTCTTGCTCAAATCTATAG GAGTCAGCAGAATAATAAACCAAATCCGAACAGCAGTTTCCCCTTGAAATTATTCAAAGATGCAATGGCTTTCCGGCTTCTCCGGATGCATGGACACGACGTTAATCCAG AGAGCTTCTGCTGGTTTGTGAATCAACCAGAAACAATGGAGTATATGGAACAAAACAGCCAACACTTCATCACCGCGATGTACAGTGTTTACAGAGCTACAGATTTAGCATATCCAGGAGAGCACCAATTAGATGAAGCAAGAAAGTTTGCTACTAAATTGCTCCAAAATTCTAAGACCAGGCATAGAGATTATAACTTGTTAATTTCAAAAGGCCTGCAAAATAtg ATCAAGTATGAGGTGGATGTTCCATGGACTGCTCGTCTTGATCGTCTCTATCATAGGAAGTGGATTGAGGAAAACAAAAGCAGCCCTTTATGGATTGGGAAGGCCTCTTTCTACAG GTTGTCCTGCCTTGAGAACACCAAGTTGAGGCAGCTGgctgttgaaaattttgaatttatgcaGTCAATATACATGCGTGAATTAGAGGAGCTTAAAGG GTGGGCGAAGAAATGGAGGCTTAGTGAGATGGGATTTGGAAGGGAGAAGACAGTTTATACCTATTTTGCAATTGCTTCTTGCTCTCTCTTTCCTCACAATTCAGTCATGAGGATGATTATTGCAAAGGCTGCCATAATTGTGACAGTCGCTGATGACTTTTATGACATGGAAGGTTCCTTGCCTGACTTGGAAATTTTGACTGATGCAGTTCAAAG ATGGGAGGGCAATGGATTAGGGGGCCATAGCAAGACGATCTTTGAGGCGGTAGATGAGTTTGTGAATGACTTCGTTACAATATGCGAGCCACAAGAAGGAAGCACGGTAGTGCCCAAGTTGCAACAACTT TGGCGTGATTGCTTCATGTCGTGGATGGTGGAGAGAAGATGGAGTCTAACAGGGTACACACCATGCATGGATGAATACCTAGAAACCGGGATGCTGTCGATCGCAGCACACACAATAGCTCTTCCAGCCACCCCTAATTTCTTCAACCCAAATGCAAACCCTCTTCAATACCAAAACATCACCAAATTGCTCATGGCCATCGCACGTTTATCAAACGACATGCAGAGTTATCAA AAAGAAGTGGTGGATGGAAAGATGAACATGGTGATGCTCCACTGGCAGCAAAATCCCGAGAGTGGCATCGAAGAATCAGTAGCGCATGTGAGAGAGATGCTGGAGCtgaaaaagaaagaattggtgcagcTTGTGTTCTCAGACAGATTTGAACAAGAAATGAGTAAATCTTGCAAGCAAACACATTTATATTGCATGAAGGTGTTTGAGATGTTCTTCAACTCAGCCAATCTCTTTGACAGTGAAACTGCACTTATGCAAGATATAAACAAGTCCATCTACCTTCCCATTACTCATCGCAAACCCTTCCCATTTACCGCTCCTAGTGCTGTTCCCTCGCTTAAAAACAACGACAAGTCCAAGGTTTCCGCTCGCGTCCACACCCTCTACACCTCAAAGTCACCACTACACACCACCAATTATATCAAACTTGCACCCTCACCAAAACTACTACACCTTCCCATAAGATGTAATATGCGTCTCACCGGCATCCCGTTGCCACTATAA